A genome region from Microcella alkaliphila includes the following:
- a CDS encoding ABC transporter substrate-binding protein, whose protein sequence is MRRTADARRSHPNRAARLALPAALAAAALVLTGCTADEPEPMPVPSEPAPSPTPFREVAPSGDGRLIIGTLLPTDGDTAGVAAAQIAAVEVAVRELNDNGGVLDEPVTVFHRNSGVEPGDGLEAAFADLVERGVDVVIGPFSDALVEQALPLAAEAGVALISTGATGGIDGSGDGYFARVVATDYLQGLTIGQAVVADGASSIAVIASDDAYGEAIADGVADAAAASGTASSAVVTVTASNTGAASTVADADAVIVATSVALADVTAGMLADLLDAGLSPASLWLASAAAADYSGSLDAGALEGARGALLGADADDEFVERLRFADPFLGGFRWAPEAYDAVLLAALAATVIGDDGGASIIAGLPQVAREGAPCTSYGECLQFLIDEPDAGLNYEGLSGPLGMRVDGDLDEAAFGLAVYTDENRPVRDGILLTN, encoded by the coding sequence ATGCGCCGCACCGCTGACGCTCGCCGCTCGCACCCCAACCGCGCTGCGCGCCTGGCGCTGCCCGCCGCCCTTGCCGCGGCCGCCCTCGTGCTGACCGGGTGCACGGCCGACGAGCCCGAGCCCATGCCGGTTCCGAGCGAGCCTGCCCCATCGCCGACCCCCTTCCGCGAGGTCGCACCGAGCGGCGATGGCCGCCTGATCATCGGCACGCTGTTGCCGACCGATGGAGACACCGCGGGCGTCGCGGCTGCGCAGATCGCCGCCGTCGAGGTCGCCGTCCGCGAACTCAACGACAACGGCGGCGTGCTCGATGAGCCCGTGACCGTTTTCCACCGAAACTCTGGCGTTGAGCCGGGCGACGGGCTCGAGGCGGCCTTCGCCGACCTCGTCGAGCGCGGCGTCGACGTCGTCATCGGTCCGTTCAGCGATGCCCTCGTCGAGCAGGCACTGCCGCTCGCCGCCGAGGCCGGCGTCGCCCTCATCTCGACGGGTGCGACGGGTGGCATTGATGGCTCCGGTGACGGGTACTTCGCCCGCGTCGTTGCCACCGACTACCTGCAGGGCCTCACGATCGGCCAGGCCGTGGTGGCCGACGGGGCGTCAAGCATTGCCGTCATCGCATCTGATGACGCCTACGGGGAGGCAATCGCCGACGGTGTGGCGGACGCCGCCGCAGCGAGCGGCACCGCCTCGTCCGCCGTCGTCACCGTCACGGCATCGAATACCGGCGCGGCCAGCACCGTCGCCGACGCTGACGCCGTCATCGTCGCGACGAGCGTCGCGCTCGCCGACGTCACCGCCGGGATGCTCGCAGACCTCCTCGACGCCGGCCTCAGCCCGGCGAGCCTCTGGCTCGCCTCCGCGGCCGCGGCCGACTACTCGGGGTCGCTCGACGCGGGCGCGCTCGAGGGCGCGCGAGGCGCGCTCCTCGGCGCCGACGCCGACGACGAGTTCGTCGAACGCCTGCGCTTCGCCGACCCATTCCTCGGCGGGTTCCGCTGGGCTCCGGAGGCCTACGATGCCGTACTGTTGGCCGCCCTCGCGGCGACCGTGATCGGCGACGACGGGGGAGCATCCATCATCGCCGGCCTCCCGCAGGTGGCGCGTGAGGGGGCGCCGTGCACCAGCTACGGCGAGTGCCTGCAATTCCTCATCGATGAGCCCGACGCGGGGCTCAACTACGAAGGGCTCTCGGGCCCGCTCGGGATGCGCGTCGACGGTGATCTCGACGAGGCGGCCTTCGGCCTGGCCGTGTACACCGATGAGAATCGGCCGGTGCGCGACGGGATCCTGCTCACGAACTGA
- a CDS encoding ABC transporter substrate-binding protein, which yields MGVFITASRSRFRTALGGAGLLAASALVLAGCAAESEAPEPADTSTPTTPGEDLTLRVGTVLPQSGALAFLGPPEEAGVALAVQEINAANAGITVEAIFRDSGDTTTDIATVSVTDLLSQDVSAIIGAASSAVSLTIIDQITGAGVIQFSPANTSPTFTDYPDNGLYFRTAPSDLLQGEVLGNLIAEDGAQSLGLLVLNDAYGTGLAEATKAAFEAAGGSVVAEELFNEGDASVDAQVSALSAAAPEAVAVITFDQATFALPALVNAGFAGEQLYLVDGNLADYSGQFEDGLIEGAKGTLPGLDIETLGDFQDRLLEVDPALTEFSYAAESYDAVVLLALAALAAGSTDASAMAGELQAVSGGSGDGEKCFSFVECAEILAGGGAIDYDGPSGPITFDENGDPTEATIGIYQYNADNTYSRIN from the coding sequence ATGGGCGTATTCATCACGGCCTCCCGCTCGCGGTTCCGCACTGCCCTCGGAGGCGCCGGCCTCCTCGCCGCCAGCGCGCTTGTGCTGGCTGGTTGCGCGGCAGAGTCGGAAGCACCCGAGCCAGCTGACACCTCGACCCCCACCACCCCGGGTGAAGACCTGACCCTGCGCGTCGGAACGGTCCTGCCGCAGTCGGGCGCTCTCGCCTTCCTCGGCCCGCCCGAAGAAGCCGGTGTTGCGCTCGCCGTCCAGGAAATCAACGCGGCGAACGCGGGAATCACCGTCGAGGCGATCTTCCGTGACTCGGGTGACACCACCACCGACATCGCGACCGTGTCGGTCACCGACCTGCTCTCGCAGGACGTGTCGGCCATCATTGGTGCGGCGTCGTCCGCCGTGTCGCTGACCATCATCGACCAGATCACCGGTGCTGGCGTGATTCAGTTCTCGCCGGCCAACACGTCGCCGACGTTCACCGACTATCCCGACAACGGTCTGTACTTCCGCACCGCCCCGAGCGACCTGCTGCAGGGCGAGGTGCTCGGAAACCTCATCGCGGAGGACGGTGCGCAGTCGCTCGGTCTCCTCGTCCTGAACGACGCCTACGGCACGGGCCTCGCCGAGGCCACCAAGGCCGCGTTCGAAGCCGCCGGCGGAAGCGTCGTCGCTGAGGAACTCTTCAACGAGGGTGACGCCAGCGTTGACGCTCAGGTCTCGGCCCTCTCGGCCGCGGCTCCTGAGGCCGTTGCGGTCATCACCTTCGACCAGGCCACCTTCGCCCTGCCGGCCCTCGTCAACGCGGGCTTCGCGGGCGAGCAGCTGTACCTGGTCGACGGTAACCTCGCCGACTACTCTGGCCAGTTCGAAGACGGTCTGATCGAGGGCGCCAAGGGCACGCTGCCCGGCCTCGACATTGAGACCCTCGGCGACTTCCAGGACCGCCTGCTCGAGGTTGACCCGGCCCTCACCGAGTTCAGCTACGCCGCTGAGTCGTACGACGCCGTCGTGCTGCTGGCGCTCGCTGCCCTCGCCGCGGGCTCGACCGACGCGAGCGCGATGGCCGGCGAACTGCAGGCTGTTTCGGGTGGCTCGGGTGACGGCGAGAAGTGCTTCTCGTTCGTCGAGTGTGCTGAGATCCTCGCCGGTGGCGGAGCGATCGACTACGACGGCCCCTCCGGCCCGATCACCTTCGATGAGAACGGTGACCCGACTGAGGCGACCATCGGCATCTACCAGTACAACGCCGACAACACCTACAGCCGCATCAACTAA
- a CDS encoding ABC transporter ATP-binding protein, translating into MTTPTKSSTEAGGAVVDDRKVVVHVDNVTAGYLPGINILTDCSLTARDGELIGIIGPNGAGKSTLLKSIFGLVKVRSGSISLYGEDITNLKANKLVAKGVGFVPQTNNVFPTLTIEENLQMGIFLRPKDFSHRLEFVVNIFPELGKRLQQRAGSLSGGERQMVAMSRALMISPEVILLDEPSAGLSPVRQDEAFLRVKEINKAGVTTIMVEQNARRCLQICDRGYVLDQGKDAYEGTGRELLNDPKVIGLYLGTLGQE; encoded by the coding sequence ATGACGACGCCGACGAAATCAAGCACTGAGGCCGGCGGCGCGGTCGTCGACGACCGCAAGGTCGTCGTCCACGTCGACAACGTGACGGCCGGGTACCTGCCCGGGATCAACATCCTCACCGACTGCTCGCTCACCGCGCGTGATGGCGAGCTGATCGGAATCATCGGGCCGAACGGCGCCGGAAAGTCGACGCTGCTGAAGTCGATCTTCGGCCTCGTGAAGGTGCGCTCGGGGTCGATCTCGCTCTACGGCGAAGACATCACGAACCTCAAGGCAAACAAGCTCGTGGCGAAGGGTGTCGGCTTCGTGCCGCAGACGAACAACGTCTTCCCGACGCTCACGATCGAAGAGAACCTTCAGATGGGCATCTTCCTGCGCCCGAAGGACTTCTCGCACCGGCTCGAGTTCGTGGTCAACATCTTCCCCGAGCTCGGCAAGCGCCTGCAGCAGCGGGCCGGTTCACTGTCGGGCGGTGAGCGGCAGATGGTCGCCATGAGCCGCGCGCTCATGATTAGCCCCGAGGTGATCCTGCTCGACGAGCCAAGCGCCGGCCTCTCGCCTGTGCGTCAGGACGAGGCGTTCTTGCGCGTCAAGGAGATCAACAAGGCCGGCGTGACGACCATTATGGTCGAGCAAAACGCGCGCCGCTGCCTGCAGATCTGCGACCGCGGCTACGTGCTGGACCAGGGGAAGGACGCGTACGAGGGAACCGGCCGCGAGCTGCTGAACGACCCGAAGGTTATCGGGCTGTACCTCGGCACCCTCGGGCAGGAATAG
- a CDS encoding ABC transporter ATP-binding protein: MPSSTPTKSTGLHIGEPAPGVKKVDPIIVADHIKRSFGGLTAVDVEHLEIPRGAITALIGPNGAGKTTLFNLLTGFDKPDTGEWIFDGNSIAGVPAFKVARRGQVRTFQLTKALGLLTVLDNMKLGAKGQSGESLTKAIFPWFWRKEEEEIEARALDLLARFKLDAKKDDYAASLSGGQRKLLEMARALMSEPTLVMLDEPMAGVNPALTQSLLDHILNLKTEGMTVLFVEHDMHMVRHIADWVVVMAEGKVVAEGDPHEVMKNPAVIDAYLGSHHDEDLGELDPSITEAVKELADDDADEIKH; encoded by the coding sequence GTGCCCTCGAGCACGCCCACCAAGAGCACCGGCCTGCACATCGGCGAACCCGCTCCCGGGGTGAAGAAAGTCGATCCGATCATCGTCGCCGACCACATCAAGCGCTCGTTCGGCGGCCTGACGGCCGTTGACGTTGAGCACCTCGAGATTCCGCGCGGCGCGATCACGGCGCTGATCGGGCCAAACGGTGCGGGCAAGACGACGCTGTTCAACCTGCTGACCGGCTTCGACAAACCCGACACCGGCGAATGGATCTTCGACGGCAACAGCATCGCCGGGGTGCCCGCCTTCAAGGTGGCGCGTCGCGGTCAGGTGCGAACCTTCCAGCTCACGAAGGCCCTCGGCCTGCTCACCGTTCTCGACAACATGAAGTTGGGCGCGAAGGGTCAGAGCGGCGAGAGCCTGACGAAGGCGATCTTCCCGTGGTTCTGGCGCAAGGAAGAGGAGGAAATCGAAGCGCGCGCACTCGACTTGCTCGCCCGCTTCAAGCTGGATGCCAAGAAGGACGACTACGCCGCGAGTCTCTCGGGCGGACAGCGCAAGCTGCTCGAGATGGCCCGCGCCCTGATGAGCGAGCCCACGCTGGTCATGCTCGACGAGCCCATGGCCGGGGTAAACCCTGCGCTGACGCAGTCGCTGCTCGACCACATCTTGAACCTCAAGACCGAGGGCATGACCGTGCTCTTCGTCGAGCACGACATGCACATGGTGCGCCACATCGCCGACTGGGTTGTGGTGATGGCCGAGGGCAAGGTCGTCGCAGAGGGTGACCCGCACGAGGTCATGAAGAACCCCGCCGTGATCGACGCCTACCTCGGCTCGCACCACGACGAAGACCTGGGCGAGCTCGACCCGAGCATCACCGAAGCAGTGAAGGAGCTGGCGGATGACGACGCCGACGAAATCAAGCACTGA
- a CDS encoding branched-chain amino acid ABC transporter permease: MDWIQLLGNSAQQILSPVTAAYALAALGLAIHFGYTGLLNFGQAGFMALGAYGYGISTLTFGFPWWAALLVGVGVSIIFALILGVPTLRLRADYLAIVTIAAAEIARLFFTTNTFVQYTGSANGLQGYKGSFEEVNPIPPGRYGFGPFTYNEYDWWVRIFGWGLVIIAALITWRLMKSPWGRVIKGIREDEDAVRALGKNVYFYKMQALVLGGVFGSLAGMVFVLPRAIVPSNFQPTLTFFIYAILLLGGAATVLGPIVGAIVFWVALSFFSGFVARAVEVGWLPFMSTVQAGQLQFILVGIVIMLLVVFRPQGIFGNKKELAFVK, translated from the coding sequence ATCGACTGGATTCAACTTCTCGGTAACTCCGCTCAGCAGATTCTGAGCCCCGTCACGGCGGCGTACGCGCTCGCCGCTCTCGGCCTCGCCATCCACTTCGGGTACACGGGCCTGCTGAACTTCGGCCAGGCGGGCTTCATGGCCCTTGGCGCCTATGGATACGGCATCTCGACGCTCACGTTTGGTTTCCCCTGGTGGGCGGCCCTGCTCGTGGGTGTGGGCGTGTCGATCATCTTCGCGCTGATCTTGGGTGTGCCCACGCTACGGCTGCGCGCTGACTATCTGGCAATCGTGACGATTGCGGCGGCCGAGATCGCGCGATTGTTCTTCACGACAAACACGTTCGTTCAGTACACGGGCTCGGCCAACGGCCTGCAGGGGTACAAGGGCAGCTTCGAAGAGGTGAACCCGATCCCGCCCGGACGCTACGGCTTTGGCCCCTTCACCTACAACGAATACGACTGGTGGGTCCGCATCTTCGGGTGGGGCCTCGTGATCATTGCCGCTCTCATCACGTGGCGCCTGATGAAGTCGCCCTGGGGCCGCGTCATCAAGGGAATCCGAGAAGACGAGGATGCCGTACGCGCCCTCGGCAAGAACGTCTACTTCTACAAGATGCAGGCTCTCGTTCTCGGTGGCGTCTTCGGGTCGCTCGCCGGCATGGTGTTCGTCCTCCCCCGCGCGATCGTTCCGTCGAACTTCCAGCCCACGCTGACGTTCTTCATCTACGCAATTCTGCTGCTCGGTGGCGCCGCCACGGTGCTCGGCCCGATCGTCGGCGCGATCGTGTTCTGGGTGGCGCTGAGCTTCTTCTCCGGGTTCGTTGCCCGCGCAGTGGAGGTCGGCTGGCTGCCGTTCATGTCGACCGTTCAGGCTGGCCAGCTGCAGTTCATCCTCGTCGGCATCGTGATCATGCTCTTGGTGGTATTCAGACCACAGGGCATCTTCGGCAACAAGAAGGAGCTGGCTTTTGTCAAGTAG
- a CDS encoding branched-chain amino acid ABC transporter permease, translating to MAHAATTPTSRRWPRLVATLLALLFSAVALMSAAPAHAASQVGIDENDYRVSGIVRLDGDPLEGIRITVEGPGQSAEAITNAEGRWAIGVPERDTYVVTLDESTLPEGIAVVDETGEDETPNSREATVGPSGSVVANFFIGEGERATTNVGGQILDRLFLGLNFGLLLALVAIGLSLVFGTTGLSNFAHAELVAFGAIMVLVFGVFLELPLPLAILIALLLSMAAGWVNDAGLWKPLRRRGVGLIPMMIVSIGLSLAVRYLYQFFIGGETRQLPFATTTALNTGFYGLSLIDIASMIIAVVVLLAVAYFLLRTRLGKATRAVSDNPALAAASGIDVDRVIRIVWVMAGGLAGLGGILWAYFRPGVSWDMGFQILLLTFAAVVLGGLGTAFGALIGSIIVGLFVEMSTLVIAADMKYVGALVVLIVVLLVRPQGILGRKERIG from the coding sequence GTGGCACACGCTGCAACCACACCGACGAGCAGGCGCTGGCCTCGGCTCGTCGCGACCCTGCTGGCGCTGCTGTTCAGCGCGGTGGCGCTCATGTCAGCCGCGCCGGCTCACGCCGCATCGCAAGTGGGGATCGACGAGAACGACTACCGAGTGAGCGGCATCGTCCGCCTCGACGGCGACCCCCTCGAGGGCATTCGCATCACCGTCGAGGGCCCCGGCCAGTCGGCCGAGGCGATCACGAACGCCGAAGGCCGCTGGGCCATCGGCGTTCCCGAGCGCGACACCTACGTCGTCACCCTCGACGAGTCGACCCTGCCCGAGGGCATCGCGGTCGTCGACGAGACGGGCGAAGATGAGACACCCAATTCGCGCGAGGCGACCGTCGGCCCGAGTGGCAGCGTCGTCGCGAACTTCTTCATCGGCGAAGGCGAGCGGGCCACGACGAACGTGGGTGGCCAGATTCTCGACCGCCTCTTCCTCGGCCTCAACTTCGGCCTGCTGCTCGCGCTCGTCGCGATCGGCCTGTCGCTGGTGTTCGGAACAACGGGCCTCAGCAACTTCGCCCACGCCGAGCTGGTCGCCTTCGGCGCCATCATGGTGCTCGTCTTCGGGGTGTTCCTCGAGTTGCCGCTGCCGCTGGCGATCCTCATCGCTCTGCTGCTGAGCATGGCAGCCGGCTGGGTCAACGATGCGGGGCTCTGGAAGCCGCTTCGGCGACGCGGCGTCGGCTTGATCCCGATGATGATCGTCTCGATCGGCCTGTCGCTCGCGGTGCGCTACCTCTACCAGTTCTTCATCGGTGGAGAGACGCGCCAGCTGCCGTTCGCGACCACGACGGCGTTGAACACCGGCTTCTACGGCCTCAGCCTCATCGACATTGCGTCGATGATCATCGCGGTCGTGGTGCTGCTGGCGGTCGCGTACTTCCTCTTGCGCACCCGCCTCGGGAAGGCGACCCGCGCCGTCAGCGACAATCCGGCTCTGGCCGCCGCATCCGGCATCGACGTCGACCGCGTGATCCGCATCGTGTGGGTCATGGCCGGTGGTCTCGCCGGTCTCGGCGGCATCCTCTGGGCCTACTTCCGACCGGGTGTGAGCTGGGACATGGGCTTCCAGATCCTGCTCCTCACCTTCGCCGCGGTCGTGCTCGGCGGACTCGGTACCGCGTTTGGTGCCCTCATCGGGTCGATCATCGTCGGCCTGTTCGTCGAGATGTCGACCCTCGTGATCGCTGCAGACATGAAGTACGTCGGTGCCTTGGTGGTCTTGATCGTCGTGCTACTGGTGCGACCTCAGGGCATCTTGGGCCGCAAGGAACGGATCGGCTAA
- the guaB gene encoding IMP dehydrogenase, with translation MEQPDPFGFVGLTYDDVMLLPAHTDVIPSEAETASRLTKRIRVFAPLLSSAMDTVTESRMAIAMARQGGIGVLHRNLSIDEQAEQVDKVKRSESGMITNPVTTTPEATVAEVDELCGRFRVSGLPVVEGDGKLVGIITNRDMRFVSPFEAATTLVRDVMTPAPLITGPVGISQNEVVALFAQHKIEKLPLVDDAGRLTGLITVKDFDKSEQYPNATKDEEGRLRVAAAIGFFGDAWDRAGQLRDAGIDVLVVDTANGDSRGVLEIIARLKSDPAFAHIDVIGGNVATRSGAQALVDAGADAVKVGVGPGSICTTRVVAGVGVPQVTAVYEASLAARTAGVPVIADGGLQYSGDIAKAIVAGADTVMLGSLLAGTDESPGDLIFVNGKQFKSYRGMGSLGALQTRGTKTSYSRDRYFQADVPSDEQLIAEGIEGQVPYRGPVGSVVYQLLGGLRQSMFYTGARTIDELKVRGKFVRITAAGLKESHPHDIQMVVEAPNYRR, from the coding sequence ATGGAACAGCCCGACCCGTTCGGTTTTGTCGGCCTCACCTACGACGACGTCATGCTGCTGCCCGCGCATACCGACGTGATTCCTTCGGAGGCCGAGACGGCGTCGCGACTGACGAAGCGCATCCGCGTATTTGCGCCCCTGTTGTCGTCGGCGATGGACACGGTGACCGAGTCGCGCATGGCGATCGCCATGGCCCGTCAGGGGGGCATCGGCGTGCTGCACCGGAACCTCTCGATCGACGAGCAGGCCGAGCAGGTCGACAAGGTCAAGCGCAGCGAATCGGGCATGATTACCAATCCGGTAACGACGACCCCGGAGGCGACGGTCGCCGAGGTTGACGAACTCTGCGGGCGCTTCCGGGTGTCGGGGCTCCCCGTCGTGGAGGGTGACGGAAAGCTCGTCGGCATCATCACCAACCGCGACATGCGCTTCGTGTCGCCCTTCGAGGCGGCGACCACGCTCGTGCGCGATGTGATGACGCCGGCGCCGCTCATCACCGGGCCGGTCGGCATCAGCCAGAACGAGGTTGTGGCGCTGTTCGCGCAGCACAAGATCGAGAAGCTTCCGCTCGTCGACGACGCGGGGCGACTCACGGGCCTCATCACCGTCAAAGACTTCGACAAGAGCGAGCAGTACCCGAACGCGACCAAAGACGAGGAGGGTCGACTGCGCGTTGCCGCGGCGATCGGCTTCTTCGGCGACGCGTGGGACCGCGCCGGCCAACTGCGCGACGCCGGCATCGACGTGCTCGTCGTCGACACCGCCAACGGCGACAGCCGCGGCGTGCTTGAGATCATCGCGCGCCTGAAGTCCGACCCGGCCTTCGCGCATATCGACGTGATCGGCGGAAACGTCGCCACGCGCTCGGGGGCGCAAGCCCTCGTGGATGCTGGTGCTGACGCCGTCAAGGTCGGCGTCGGCCCCGGCTCCATCTGCACGACCCGCGTCGTGGCGGGCGTGGGTGTGCCGCAGGTGACGGCCGTCTACGAGGCCTCGCTCGCGGCCCGCACGGCGGGCGTTCCCGTGATCGCCGACGGCGGCCTCCAGTACTCGGGAGACATCGCGAAGGCCATCGTGGCCGGTGCGGACACCGTCATGCTCGGCTCGTTGCTCGCCGGAACCGACGAGAGCCCGGGCGACCTGATCTTCGTCAACGGCAAGCAGTTCAAGTCGTACCGCGGCATGGGGTCGCTCGGCGCTCTGCAGACGCGCGGCACGAAGACGTCGTACTCGCGTGACCGGTACTTCCAGGCCGACGTGCCGAGCGACGAGCAGCTCATCGCCGAGGGCATTGAGGGTCAGGTGCCGTACCGCGGCCCCGTCGGCTCGGTGGTGTACCAGCTGCTTGGTGGCCTCCGCCAGTCGATGTTCTACACCGGAGCGCGCACGATCGACGAGCTGAAGGTGCGGGGCAAGTTCGTGCGCATCACGGCCGCCGGCTTGAAGGAGTCGCACCCGCACGACATCCAGATGGTGGTCGAGGCCCCCAACTACCGCCGGTAG